Part of the Solanum pennellii chromosome 10, SPENNV200 genome is shown below.
gatatacacaaattttatatctatttttttaaaaaataaagaagttgttaTTCTCCTATTAAATATAAAGTTACTTTATTGTGAAAGACTTTACTTTAATATGAGACTCTTTAAcgcatatttaaatttaattgatcgaaattttaaaaaaatattaaatatcagatgaaaaattagaaaacaattttgtaaataaattagCATACCCATGCATGTCGTGTTAGATGTGTCAACCTAGGCATGAACTAAACCACTTATACCATGTGTGTAATGGGAAGAGCACttacaataatattatatttgaagTAATGGATTAGATAACTAGGGAATGACACTTGCTTTTcaaacttatatttatttatcgATTGATgatgttttgataaaattttaattcgcGTTAAAAGTTTTATGTCGAAAGATAAAATGTATTTTAGCAAAGATTATATTCAAGAAGTTGCTTCAAGAGACAAGCATGAAGCACCACATCTAGATATAtgacatttaattaaattaattcactgAATATCTTATCTAtgtaaatgaaagaaatatctGATTATATATAGTGCATGTCTTTTGATTCAGTAGAGTAAgaaatgttttatttaaaatgatatatcactttcaatatattttcgtatttcttaaacttcgtgtTCAGTTAAAGTATGTCGCACAAATTGAGATTGATGGTaccttataataaaaaaaactaatgaaTACTAGGCAACAAATGTCGCTTTGGCCGAGTGGTTAAGGCGTGTGCCTGCTAAGTACATGGGGTTTCCCCGCGAGAGTTCGAATCTCTCAGGCGACGATTTCTTTTTTGCATTTTTCCTTCAATTGAGTCGATGCTATCTCGATTAATTTTATGAGATATCTATATACATAATTGAATGGATGCTATCTCGATTAATTTTATGAGATATGTATACACATAATTCTCAATTGAACTATTAGTTAGCTAATCCTACGAGcaattcttttgtttattagttagcTAATCCTACAAACCATTCTTTAGTTTCAATTtcgtacaaaaaaaaaaaagaagacgaGAATTCGAATcgtctgttttttttttcatttaacttAGAATAATgttacttttcttttatttgttcgTTAGCTAATCCTTCAAGCAAttcttttgtttcaatttcATAGAGGAAAAAAGGAGAATTCAAATTATCTGTTTTCTcatgtcttttttatttaacttagaGTAATGTGACTTTTCGGGAGTGTCCCAGTGATTTAAATTTGAGACTTTTATGATGATAATCTCAAGTTTGGAACCCCATAATAGCGAAAGTAAAAAATTTGCCTTTCGAATCGAGCTTATCACTGAGCGGACCCACGTGTAATAAAAACTCACTTTCTAAGGCCAAATACTTGTTTACTTTTGAAACATTTGTAAAACCCCAAGTTGACAACTTTTTTCAACTCAGCTTATGACCCTATGCTATGGTTCTTGTCAAAGTTGGACACAAATCTGCCATTTCAATGCTAATATTAATCCAATGAAGAAAACCCATCGCTTAAAAAACGATTCAAATAACAATATCACTGTTCAAAAATTTGCCACCAAAACCAAAGCTTCATCATCCAAAAGATTCAAAAACAAgcaaaaatcaaaagaatattCAAAACCCATATCAGAATCTGAAGAAAACCTCCCAATACCTCAAATTAACACTACCCTTATAGCTTTCTTGGataaaaatccaatcttgaGTCGAAATTTTTACCAAATTGATGCTCTTGATCTCGCCCCACGTTTGCTTGGCAAGTTCCTTAGGAGGGATGATGTTGTTCTTCAGATAACTGaggtttttaattttgttaatgtTCTTGATTTAATGTGTGTTTGTGCTTCTTCAGATAACTGAGGTCTCATAATGTTATTGCTGTTCTTGATTTAATGTGTTTTTGCTGCTTTATTGTTCTGAGTTTTTGGTGTTCTTGATTTAATGTATGTTTgtgcttcttcattgttatgaagttttgatgttgttggtgtTCTTGATTTAATGTGTTTGTGCTGCTTTATTGTTTTGATGTCATTGGTGTTCTTGATTAAATGTGTTtgtgcttcttcattgttctgaggttttaatgttgttgatttaATGTGTTTGTGCTGCTTTATTGTTTTGATGTTATTGGTGTTCTTGATTAAATGTGTTtgtgcttcttcattgttctgaggttttaatgttgttgatttaATGTCTTTGTGCTGCTTTATTGTTCTGAGGTTTTAATGTTGTTGGTGAATGTGTTTGTGCTGCTTCATTGTTCTTGAATAATGgggttgttgttcttgttgataGGTGGAAGCTTATAGGCCAAATGATTCAGCTTGTCATGGTCGATTTGGCAAAACAGCAAGGACTGCCCCTGTTGTAAGATCCT
Proteins encoded:
- the LOC107032385 gene encoding DNA-3-methyladenine glycosylase isoform X2, whose product is MTLCYGSCQSWTQICHFNANINPMKKTHRLKNDSNNNITVQKFATKTKASSSKRFKNKQKSKEYSKPISESEENLPIPQINTTLIAFLDKNPILSRNFYQIDALDLAPRLLGKFLRRDDVVLQITEVEAYRPNDSACHGRFGKTARTAPVFGPGGHAYVYLCYGLHMMLNVVADKEEAGAAVLIRSCAPIYGLGTIQQRRGLKTEKPVLLAGPGKVGQALGLSTEWSSHALYTAGQAV
- the LOC107032385 gene encoding DNA-3-methyladenine glycosylase isoform X1, whose protein sequence is MTLCYGSCQSWTQICHFNANINPMKKTHRLKNDSNNNITVQKFATKTKASSSKRFKNKQKSKEYSKPISESEENLPIPQINTTLIAFLDKNPILSRNFYQIDALDLAPRLLGKFLRRDDVVLQITEVEAYRPNDSACHGRFGKTARTAPVFGPGGHAYVYLCYGLHMMLNVVADKEEAGAAVLIRSCAPIYGLGTIQQRRGLKTEKPVLLAGPGKVGQALGLSTEWSSHALYTAGGLELLDGPEPEHILVGPRVGIEYALPEHVNALWRFAIADSSWISAPKKTLRPL